One Triticum dicoccoides isolate Atlit2015 ecotype Zavitan chromosome 5B, WEW_v2.0, whole genome shotgun sequence genomic window carries:
- the LOC119307937 gene encoding 1-acyl-sn-glycerol-3-phosphate acyltransferase PLS1, giving the protein MAIPLVLVLLPLGLLFLLSGLVVNTVQAVLFLTIRPFSKRLYRQINVFLAELLWLQLIWLVDWWAGIKVQVYADPATWKLMGKEHALLISNHRSDIDWLVGWILAQRSGCLGSAIAIMKKSSKFLPVIGWSMWFAEYLFLERSWAKDEKTLKSGLQRLKDFPRSFWLALFVEGTRFTPAKLLAAQEYAISQGLTAPRNVLIPRTKGFVSAVSIMRDFVPAIYDTTVIIPEDSPKPTMLRILQGQSSVVHVRIKRHSMSEMPNSDEDVSKWCKDIFVAKDALLDKHIATGTFDEEIIPIGRPVKSLMVVLSWSCLLLYGAHRFLQWTQLLSTWKGVILFASGLAMVTAVMHVFIMFSQAERSSSAKAARDRVKKD; this is encoded by the exons atggcgattcCCCTCGTGCTCGTCCTGCTcccgctcggcctcctcttcctcctctccggccTCGTCGTCAACACTGTCCAG GCCGTATTGTTCTTGACGATAAGGCCATTCTCGAAGCGATTGTACCGGCAGATCAACGTATTCCTGGCCGAGTTGTTGTGGCTTCAGCTGATCTGGCTTGTGGACTGGTGGGCAGGTATTAAG GTACAGGTGTATGCGGATCCAGCAACTTGGAAACTAATGG GCAAAGAGCACGCCCTTCTAATATCCAATCATCGAAGTGACATTGATTGGCTGGTTGGATGGATTTTAGCACAG CGTTCAGGATGCCTTGGAAGCGCAATAGCTATaatgaagaaatcctcaaagttccTTCCA GTTATTGGTTGGTCCATGTGGTTTGCAGAATAcctgtttttggagagaagctggGCAAAGGATGAAAAAACACTCAAA TCGGGTCTTCAAAGGTTGAAAGACTTCCCCAGATCATTTTGGCTTGCCCTTTTTGTTGAGGGTACAAGATTTACTCCAGCAAAACTTTTAGCAGCTCAAGAATATGCAATCTCACAGGGTTTGACAGCGCCTAGGAATGTGCTGATTCCACGAACAAAG GGATTTGTATCAGCTGTAAGTATTATGCGTGACTTTGTCCCAGCTATCTATGATACAACAGTGATTATTCCAGAAGATTCGCCTAAACCAACAATGCTGCGTATTCTTCAGGGACAATCATCAGTT GTACATGTCCGCATAAAACGCCATTCAATGAGTGAGATGCCTAACTCGGATGAGGATGTTTCAAAATGGTGCAAAGACATATTTGTAGCAAAG GACGCGTTATTGGACAAACATATAGCAACTGGTACTTTTGATGAGGAAATTATACCAATTGGTCGTCCAGTGAAATCTTTGATG GTGGTcctgtcttggtcatgtctcctCCTATATGGTGCTCATAGATTCTTACAGTGGACCCAGCTCTTGTCGACGTGGAAAGGAGTGATCCTCTTTGCTTCTGGATTGGCAATGGTGACCGCCGTTATGCATGTATTCATCATGTTCTCGCAGGCCGAGCGCTCAAGCTCCGCTAAAGCAGCAAGGGACCGAGTGAAGAAGGATTGA